A window from Toxoplasma gondii ME49 chromosome IX, whole genome shotgun sequence encodes these proteins:
- a CDS encoding hydrolase, alpha/beta fold family protein (encoded by transcript TGME49_267050), with translation MPQTNIPSWHFANEKGRFSVTSFKGHKLACIVDIKYPECNKVAILCPGLYASKCHVLLTTIAEGLPVNSIRFDFRGNGESEGDDDWSFGGYVDEAKDDLHAVVDTCSSYNLEVVCIIGHSRSATTVLLHAAMFDDVPLVVSLAGRYDMRQGLEKHLSPEKLKAFSVLTAGTGMGKQADVLSSSLENDKDILKKQGTEVDEKVEFVSPDGRRRVITKKCVLDRLTLDLRQYFSQIKHTKKILIIHGSEDRTVPCEDATQLANALPQNKTKVVIIERASHSLVDSQAIKTQVVQTIENFIVENGLSCKKA, from the exons GAAAGGCAGGTTTTCTGTGACGTCTTTCAAGGGCCATAAGCTGGCTTGCATCGTCGACATAAAGTACCCTGAATGCAATAAAGTCGCGATTCTATGTCCAGG GTTGTATGCGAGCAAATGCCACGTCCTTCTGACTACTATAGCAGAGGGTCTGCCTGTCAATTCA ATTCGTTTCGACTTCCGCGGTAACGGAGAGTCTGAGGGAGATGACGACTGGAGCTTTGGAGGCTATGTTGACGAGGCAAAGGAtgacttgcatgcagttgtcGACACTTGCTCATCGTATAATCTTGAGGTCGTTTGTATAATCGGTCACTCCCGATCGGCGACGACAGTTCTTCTTCACGCGGCCATGTTTGATGATGTCCCTCTAGTAGTTAGCCTTGCTGGTCGATACGATATGCGACAGGGCCTAGAAAAACACTTGTCTCCTGAAAAATTGAAGGCGTTCTCTGTGCTGACAGCTGGCACGGGAATGGGTAAGCAAGCTGACGTTCTGTCAAGCTCTCTTGAGAATGACAAAGATATTCTGAAGAAGCAAGGCACAGAAGTCGACGAGAAAGTCGAATTTGTTTCCCCAGATGGTCGCAGACGCGTCATAACAAAGAAATGTGTCCTCGATCGTCTCACGCTAGATCTCCGACAGTATTTCTCGCAGATCAAGCATACGAAAAAGATCCTCATCATCCACGGCTCTGAAGATCGAACTGTACCTTGCGAAGACGCCACACAGCTAGCGAATGCCCTTCCTCAGAACAAGACCAAAGTCGTAATTATTGAAAGGGCATCTCATTCTCTGGTGGACAGCCAGGCAATCAAGACTCAGGTCGTCCAGACCATCGAAAACTTCATAGTCGAAAACGGCCTCAGCTGCAAGAAGGCCTAA